The following coding sequences lie in one Arthrobacter sp. SLBN-122 genomic window:
- a CDS encoding acetamidase/formamidase family protein has product MVVHKLAPQPGEYSYVFGGRERMVSIRPGDIVEVSTEDCFGGRVTSPDQLPSDVVPFNEMNPVSGPIEVEGAEPGDMLAVHFVSIVPARKYAVSCVLPRFGALAATHETATLNEPLEERVWFYDIDLESWSATFRARNSDFRLQLPLDPMHGTVGVAPAGGEVRLVMTPSTHGGNMDTPEARAGTTLYLPVNVAGAMLSLGDGHARQGEGEVCGTGLESAMNSVIAVDLIKEGAAAWPRLENDEYIMSTGSTRPLEDAYRISQKDLIAWTSDLTGMDLLDSYQLVSQMGLAPAANVCDPNYTMVAKLPKWTLQGAQAYGGAHSRLRKAAEDYRSR; this is encoded by the coding sequence ATGGTTGTTCACAAACTGGCACCACAGCCGGGCGAATACTCCTACGTGTTCGGCGGCCGGGAGCGGATGGTCAGCATCCGCCCGGGTGACATCGTGGAGGTCAGCACCGAGGATTGCTTCGGCGGCCGGGTCACCTCCCCGGACCAGCTCCCCAGCGACGTGGTGCCCTTCAACGAGATGAACCCGGTCTCCGGTCCCATCGAGGTGGAGGGCGCGGAACCCGGCGACATGCTGGCAGTGCATTTCGTGTCGATCGTGCCGGCCAGGAAGTACGCCGTGTCCTGCGTACTCCCCCGGTTCGGCGCCCTGGCGGCCACCCATGAAACGGCGACGTTGAACGAGCCGCTGGAGGAGCGCGTCTGGTTCTACGACATTGACCTGGAGAGCTGGAGCGCCACGTTCCGGGCACGGAACTCGGACTTCCGGCTGCAACTGCCGCTGGACCCGATGCACGGGACAGTAGGCGTGGCTCCCGCCGGTGGGGAGGTGCGCCTGGTCATGACGCCGTCCACGCACGGCGGGAACATGGACACTCCGGAAGCCCGCGCCGGCACCACGCTGTACCTGCCGGTCAACGTTGCGGGAGCCATGCTGTCCCTCGGCGACGGCCATGCCCGCCAGGGTGAGGGCGAAGTGTGCGGAACCGGCCTGGAATCGGCGATGAACTCGGTGATCGCAGTGGACCTGATCAAGGAGGGCGCCGCTGCCTGGCCGCGGCTGGAGAACGACGAGTACATCATGAGCACGGGGTCCACCCGCCCGCTTGAGGATGCGTACCGGATCAGCCAGAAGGACCTCATTGCGTGGACCTCGGACCTGACCGGCATGGACCTGCTGGACTCCTACCAGCTGGTCAGCCAGATGGGCCTGGCCCCGGCAGCGAATGTCTGCGACCCGAATTACACGATGGTGGCGAAGCTGCCCAAGTGGACGCTGCAGGGCGCCCAGGCGTACGGCGGCGCCCACAGCCGCCTGCGGAAGGCAGCTGAGGACTACAGGTCGCGGTAG
- the idi gene encoding isopentenyl-diphosphate Delta-isomerase has protein sequence MNGKAELVVLAADDGTPIGVEDKATVHSTSTPLHLAFSAHVYDDEGHILLTRRALSKLTWPGVWTNSFCGHPGLGEDLEDAVRRRGEYELGLRLDHVELKVPDFRYRAVDASGVVENEICPVFTARAASPLAPRADEVVEWQWTDPALITAAVAATPWAFSPWLTLQLPLLYPDRFSS, from the coding sequence TTGAACGGTAAGGCAGAGCTGGTGGTGCTGGCCGCCGATGACGGAACACCTATCGGCGTTGAGGACAAGGCCACCGTGCACTCGACCTCCACACCGCTGCACCTGGCCTTCTCGGCCCACGTGTATGACGATGAGGGCCACATCCTGCTTACCCGCCGTGCGCTGTCCAAGCTGACGTGGCCCGGCGTCTGGACCAATTCCTTCTGCGGCCATCCCGGCCTTGGGGAGGACCTTGAGGACGCCGTTCGGCGCCGCGGCGAGTACGAGCTGGGTCTCCGCCTGGACCATGTGGAGCTGAAGGTGCCGGACTTCCGGTACCGGGCGGTGGATGCCTCCGGCGTGGTGGAGAACGAGATCTGTCCGGTCTTCACCGCCCGTGCCGCCTCCCCACTGGCTCCCCGTGCCGACGAGGTGGTGGAGTGGCAGTGGACCGATCCGGCGCTGATCACCGCCGCCGTGGCCGCTACGCCCTGGGCCTTCAGCCCATGGCTGACCCTTCAGCTGCCGCTGCTCTACCCGGACCGGTTCAGCTCGTAG